TGCTTTTCGAAAATAGAGACAATATGCACACTCTCATCTTGACTTACAGACCAACTAATTAGGGAGTTAAAATAGATTCCTACAAGAACAGAGGCAATCGTATTGGAATCAAAACGAGTATTTATTTTTTTATTTGTTTTTGCTTCTTCAATCAGTGCAGTCATGGTTTCATTAAATAAATTTATGTTTCTTGATTCTTCCTTTAGAGCAGAGCGAATGGTTTCTGACAATGTAAGCTTTAAGAGATCAGAATTTTCCAAGTATATAGTTAAGAGTTCCTTAAAAATGAGTAAAATTCTTTGTTTAATTTTTACATCCTTATATTTTTGTGCGACCTCTTGAAGGTATTCATTTTGTGAACTCCCTAAATACAGTAATACGTGTTCCTTCTTTGGAAAATAATTAAAGAAGGTTCCTTTAGCAATTCCACAAGATGATGCAATTTTTTCAACAGTAACATTGTCATACCCATACTCCTTAAATAGCTCGATTGATTTGAAAAATATTTGTTTTTTTAATTCTTTTTTCCTTTCTTCACGTAACATCGAATTTCTACTCCCCCCAATCAATATGACCTTGGTCATATTATGACTAATGTCACATTAACACCAAAACCATATTTTAACAATTAGTATTATGAAATGTTTTTTCTAAGCAAAAAAAGCATTCCCTAATAAAGAGTTGTTCGCATTCTAAGCCTCTGTATAAGTTAGCCAGCATACCTTTTTTTAAAAATGTTTTACTTCAAAAAGCTGGCTGCTGATACGATCTATACAGCGCAGTAGGTGTCAAATATAAAAAAAGATCACTTCAAAAGTGATCGGGTTAACATACATATTTATTGACTAATATTCTTGTACTGTGCAGCAAAATAACCTTTAGTCCATATACTTTCTTCAAACTAAAAACGAGTTATCAATAAAAAAGAAAGTAATCCTTTCGAATTCAAAGTTAAAAGAGATAAGGAGATCACCTACAATTCTTATAAGTTAAACTATTTGCTGTAGCAATCTATTATTGAAGACGCCACCCGTTCGTAAAACAAAAATGAAGTATTAAACTATCCTCTTAACAAACAACACCCTATCTTGATTAGGTCCATCATAATCAGAAAATACTGGTACTCCATCCACTTCTTTGTCACTATTTTGAATAGCAAATCCCATCTTGAGATGATAAGCGATTGAAACCTTATTTACCGGAGAAGTTACAGCTCGAACAACATTTCTATTATTCTTTTTCACCACCTTGAAGAATTCATTATAAAGTTGTTTTCCAATATGTTTTTTACGATAATCAGGATTAACACCAACAAAATGGATATATGCAGTATCTGTATTAGATTGAGATAAAAAACCGATTAAAAAGCCAATAATTTGACCATCATTTTCAGCGATAAAACTAGTATTATTAAAATGGTCAAAGAACATTTTAGGCAACATATCGGACATTTGCCTACCACCCCACCATTCATTAATCAAAGGTGAGATTATGTAATAATCAGAACTTTTCACATTTCGTATTTCCATGACAGACATCCTTTCTTATGTGTATAAGCCAATATTAACATAAGTAAAACATCGTTCTTCATGTTTATTGCATTAACCTGAATCGTATTTTAAAAGTATTTATTCGCAATCTTCAAGAATCATAAGACTAAAATTCACAAATGTTATAACACAATATGGCTTTTAACAAAAATAAGCACCTTTCCTTGTTTAAGAAAGGCGCCTTGATTGCTGAATATCGAAATCGACCTTTAAGTGAAAGACTCCTTTGTTACTTTGGGCTGTTCTGAATCGGCTAC
This genomic stretch from Metabacillus sp. B2-18 harbors:
- a CDS encoding GNAT family N-acetyltransferase, whose amino-acid sequence is MEIRNVKSSDYYIISPLINEWWGGRQMSDMLPKMFFDHFNNTSFIAENDGQIIGFLIGFLSQSNTDTAYIHFVGVNPDYRKKHIGKQLYNEFFKVVKKNNRNVVRAVTSPVNKVSIAYHLKMGFAIQNSDKEVDGVPVFSDYDGPNQDRVLFVKRIV
- a CDS encoding TetR/AcrR family transcriptional regulator, which produces MLREERKKELKKQIFFKSIELFKEYGYDNVTVEKIASSCGIAKGTFFNYFPKKEHVLLYLGSSQNEYLQEVAQKYKDVKIKQRILLIFKELLTIYLENSDLLKLTLSETIRSALKEESRNINLFNETMTALIEEAKTNKKINTRFDSNTIASVLVGIYFNSLISWSVSQDESVHIVSIFEKQYKWFGKVLNKT